In Brachypodium distachyon strain Bd21 chromosome 2, Brachypodium_distachyon_v3.0, whole genome shotgun sequence, one genomic interval encodes:
- the LOC104582555 gene encoding agamous-like MADS-box protein AGL80, whose amino-acid sequence MARKKVALRRIPNDTARRTTFRNRHNGLVKKASELATLCNVKACVIVYGEGEVQPEVWPSVAEVVPILHRYKAMPDIAQCKKTMTQEGLLRQRMDKLREQIQKARHENHKRHTASLVHNAMLGRLPGLEGLAVEEVTNVGWMVQMNLKSLGERIANLQALAALGARAQPAPSLTYEQQVPHQETWIDMVRAPLFHSRFTNGNDARSSTPNNNMANTSASGGFSWKWHADPSASSSSFQPMIFKDQLQVPFSFEITTLASWSIWKIRNDFIFNGVQPSLYGCN is encoded by the exons ATGGCTCGCAAGAAGGTGGCCCTCCGGCGGATCCCCAATGACACGGCCCGGCGCACCACCTTTAGAAACCGCCACAATGGCCTGGTTAAGAAGGCGAGCGAGCTGGCCACGCTCTGCAATGTCAAGGCTTGTGTGATTGTGTATGGTGAGGGAGAAGTGCAACCTGAGGTATGGCCATCCGTTGCTGAGGTGGTACCCATCCTGCATCGATATAAGGCCATGCCTGATATTGCACAATGCAAGAAGACTATGACCCAGGAGGGCTTGCTCCGCCAGCGCATGGACAAGCTCAGAGAGCAGATCCAGAAGGCGAGGCACGAGAATCACAAGCGCCACACCGCGTCCCTAGTGCACAATGCCATGCTTGGTCGCCTCCCGGGACTCGAGGGCCTCGCTGTCGAGGAGGTCACCAATGTTGGTTGGATGGTGCAAATGAACCTCAAAAGCCTTGGTGAGCGCATTGCGAATCTCCAAGCACTGGCAGCGCTCGGGGCCCGCGCTCAGCCGGCTCCCTCTTTGACGTATGAGCAGCAGGTGCCGCACCAGGAGACCTGGATTGACATGGTTCGGGCCCCCCTGTTCCATAGTAGGTTTACTAATGGCAATGATGCCAGAAGCAGCACACCCAACAACAATATGGCCAATACCAGCGCAAGTGGAGGGTTCTCATGGAAATGGCATGCTGATCCAAGTGCTTCTAGTTCGTCTTTCCAACCCAT GATCTTTAAGGATCAACTCCAAGTTCCTTTCTCATTCGAGATCACTACTCTTGCATCCTGGAGCATTTGGAAAATTAGAAATGACTTCATATTCAATGGGGTGCAGCCATCCCTCTACGGGTGCAATTGA